In Streptomyces longhuiensis, the following proteins share a genomic window:
- a CDS encoding amidase, with protein MTHSPIDPFTPAVELAAAIRRKEVSPVELADCFLERMDRLDPRLNAFCHRADDDVRKAASTAADAVARAASVDDLPPFHGVPLPVKDLADVAGWPTTHGSAGSGQTPAEASDPVVRRFVDAGFVLLGKTTTSEFGSLPFTESDALGISRNPWDPDRTPGGSSSGAGAAVAAGMAPIAHAEDGGGSIRIPASCNGLVGLKPTRGLVTNAVVEVEGLGTGGVLTRSVADTAAVLDVLARHDPAAWWSPPTPRASFAAAMQTDLPTGLRIGVLTDSPIDGIRVHPACVEAVDVTLRTLESAGQHIVDTPLPLPPTDELVAAFTTLWNVGGAGITLADPDRVEPHNRALREAARAIDSWAYAEGLRKTQQLSRRIVEGFLAGFDLLVTPAMACLPPLVGAWRTGIEDDPLRALLNSYPMGVFTSVFNVTGQPAISLPVHHDEATGLPVGIQIVAAPWREDLLLQVSRTLERALPWAGRRPTVS; from the coding sequence GTGACGCACTCGCCGATCGACCCGTTCACACCCGCCGTCGAACTCGCCGCGGCAATCCGCCGGAAGGAGGTGAGCCCGGTCGAGTTGGCCGACTGCTTTCTCGAGCGGATGGACCGGCTCGACCCCCGGCTGAACGCCTTCTGCCACCGGGCGGACGACGACGTCCGCAAAGCCGCGTCCACGGCTGCCGACGCGGTGGCGCGGGCCGCGTCCGTCGACGACCTCCCGCCGTTCCACGGCGTCCCACTGCCCGTCAAGGACCTTGCCGACGTTGCCGGATGGCCCACCACCCATGGCTCCGCCGGCTCCGGGCAGACGCCGGCGGAGGCATCGGACCCGGTCGTGCGACGGTTCGTGGACGCGGGCTTCGTCCTGCTGGGCAAGACCACCACCTCCGAGTTCGGCAGCCTGCCCTTCACCGAGAGCGACGCCCTCGGTATCTCGCGCAACCCGTGGGACCCGGACCGCACGCCCGGCGGCTCGTCGAGCGGAGCGGGCGCCGCCGTCGCCGCCGGGATGGCGCCCATCGCCCATGCCGAGGACGGCGGCGGGTCGATCCGGATCCCCGCGTCGTGCAACGGCCTCGTCGGTCTCAAACCCACCCGCGGCCTGGTCACGAACGCCGTCGTGGAGGTGGAGGGGCTCGGCACCGGCGGCGTGCTCACCCGCTCGGTGGCGGACACGGCGGCGGTCCTCGACGTGCTCGCGCGTCATGATCCGGCCGCGTGGTGGTCGCCGCCGACGCCGCGCGCGTCGTTCGCCGCCGCGATGCAGACGGACCTGCCGACCGGGCTGCGGATCGGTGTGCTCACCGACTCCCCGATCGACGGGATACGCGTGCACCCGGCGTGTGTCGAAGCCGTCGACGTCACTCTTCGGACGCTCGAATCGGCAGGCCAGCACATCGTCGACACCCCTCTTCCGCTGCCGCCGACCGACGAGTTGGTCGCCGCGTTCACGACCTTGTGGAACGTCGGCGGTGCCGGGATCACGCTCGCGGACCCGGACCGCGTCGAGCCGCACAACCGCGCCCTGCGCGAGGCGGCACGAGCGATCGACTCGTGGGCGTACGCGGAAGGGCTGCGCAAGACCCAGCAGTTGTCGCGGCGCATCGTCGAAGGCTTCCTCGCCGGCTTCGACCTCCTCGTGACGCCGGCGATGGCCTGCCTTCCACCGCTCGTCGGTGCCTGGCGGACGGGCATCGAGGACGATCCTCTGAGGGCACTGCTGAACAGCTACCCGATGGGGGTGTTCACGTCGGTGTTCAACGTGACCGGCCAGCCGGCGATCTCCCTCCCCGTCCACCACGACGAGGCCACCGGCCTGCCCGTCGGCATCCAGATCGTCGCCGCACCATGGCGGGAGGACCTCCTGCTCCAGGTGTCCCGCACCCTCGAACGCGCACTCCCCTGGGCCGGTCGCCGGCCGACCGTCAGCTGA
- a CDS encoding helix-turn-helix domain-containing protein, whose amino-acid sequence MRSGEPAHDAASVWDIATPSGRGRLPGVSMAGFRARTSDFVDLGLVPYPAVTVAVDLGDEPLVVDDHSGRQESGSVVVGLASGGVRGRGRDIECLQMRLSPPVAQAVLGACAESGATVLSLDDLWGRDAARTQEQLRAAGTWADRFAMAEAALVRRHEAGRAVDPEVAFVWGQMVTHLGGVRVERLAAEVGWSRKRLWSRFRAQIGLNPKRAAQLVRFDHAAHRLAAGHSAARVAAEIGYVDQSHLHRDVVAFAGVTPTAVAMAPWLAVDDVAWAAPAYLARTPYLART is encoded by the coding sequence ATGCGATCCGGCGAGCCGGCCCATGACGCCGCGTCGGTGTGGGACATCGCCACACCGTCGGGACGCGGAAGGCTGCCGGGAGTCAGCATGGCCGGATTCCGGGCCCGTACAAGCGACTTCGTCGACCTGGGCCTGGTCCCGTACCCCGCTGTCACGGTGGCCGTCGACCTCGGCGACGAGCCGCTCGTCGTCGACGACCACAGCGGCCGGCAGGAGAGCGGCAGCGTCGTCGTGGGGCTCGCGTCCGGCGGCGTTCGAGGGCGCGGCCGGGACATCGAGTGCCTGCAGATGCGGCTGTCGCCACCGGTCGCGCAGGCGGTGCTGGGCGCCTGTGCGGAGTCGGGCGCCACGGTGCTCTCCCTCGACGACCTCTGGGGCCGCGACGCCGCGCGCACCCAGGAGCAACTGCGAGCTGCCGGGACATGGGCCGACCGGTTCGCGATGGCCGAGGCCGCGCTCGTCCGACGACACGAGGCAGGCCGAGCGGTGGATCCCGAGGTCGCCTTCGTGTGGGGGCAGATGGTGACGCATCTGGGAGGGGTTCGGGTCGAGCGGCTGGCAGCCGAGGTCGGCTGGAGCCGTAAACGTCTGTGGTCCCGGTTCCGGGCCCAGATCGGTCTCAACCCCAAGCGCGCCGCTCAGCTCGTCCGTTTCGACCACGCGGCCCACCGCCTGGCCGCGGGCCACAGTGCCGCGCGGGTGGCGGCGGAGATCGGCTACGTCGACCAGTCCCACCTTCATCGTGACGTCGTGGCCTTCGCCGGTGTGACGCCCACGGCCGTTGCGATGGCGCCCTGGCTCGCGGTCGACGACGTCGCGTGGGCCGCCCCCGCATACCTGGCCAGGACCCCCTACCTGGCCAGGACTTGA
- a CDS encoding class I SAM-dependent methyltransferase yields MTKHRNDSPLPRLQGPRYGVDAPAFPATLGAAGVACCLAAVRWRPRRNAMAAAGTVLIAQTGIYMHTTLHGKLRIWRRELDRAGLKGDEQLLDLGCGRGAVLIEAARRLPTGHAVGVDLWSGKDQSGNRPEVTLANAAAAGVADRVDVHTVDMTALPFADGSFDVVTSAMAIHNIPSPEDRYRAVDEAMRVLRPGGQLLIADFWPMAGKYAAHIGQGTLRGLGPGYWYGGPWLGTTLLHAVKKG; encoded by the coding sequence ATGACCAAGCACCGTAATGACTCCCCACTGCCGCGCCTTCAGGGGCCGAGGTACGGCGTTGACGCTCCGGCGTTCCCGGCGACACTCGGCGCCGCGGGCGTGGCCTGCTGCCTGGCCGCCGTCCGGTGGCGGCCGCGACGGAACGCGATGGCGGCCGCGGGGACGGTGCTGATCGCCCAGACCGGTATCTACATGCACACCACGCTGCACGGCAAGCTGCGCATCTGGAGGCGGGAGCTGGACCGGGCCGGCTTGAAGGGTGACGAGCAGCTCCTTGACCTGGGCTGCGGCCGCGGCGCGGTGCTGATCGAGGCGGCCAGGCGGCTGCCGACGGGACACGCGGTGGGCGTGGACCTGTGGTCCGGAAAGGACCAGAGCGGGAATCGCCCCGAGGTCACGCTGGCCAACGCCGCTGCGGCCGGGGTCGCCGACCGGGTGGACGTACATACGGTCGACATGACCGCGTTGCCGTTCGCGGACGGCTCGTTCGACGTCGTGACGAGCGCGATGGCGATCCACAACATCCCGTCGCCCGAAGACCGATACCGCGCGGTGGACGAGGCCATGCGGGTGCTGCGCCCCGGTGGGCAGTTGCTCATCGCCGACTTCTGGCCCATGGCCGGCAAGTACGCGGCGCACATCGGGCAGGGCACACTGCGCGGACTCGGTCCCGGCTACTGGTACGGCGGCCCGTGGCTCGGCACCACGTTGCTGCACGCCGTGAAGAAGGGCTGA
- a CDS encoding LLM class F420-dependent oxidoreductase yields MRVGLHALGIASGARPEIIRAVAQAAEAQGFSRLWAGEHVVLVDAPISQYPYSDDGRIAVPADADWLDPLLALSFAAGVTNEIGLATGVLLLPEHNPVVTAKQVATLDVLSAGRLTLGVGIGWSADEFDALGVPFARRGSRTEEYLAAMRTLWREDVATFEGEFTRFRDVRVNPKPVRDRWIPVVMGGNSDRALLRAATIADGWYGFNLSTAKALECVSVLAGHCAEHNRPMEELTVAVALTDASPELLPELADAGVSELVVVDAPPATPEQAGDWVATLAGQWLASTGS; encoded by the coding sequence ATGCGGGTGGGACTGCATGCTCTGGGTATTGCGAGCGGTGCTCGCCCGGAGATCATCCGGGCGGTGGCGCAGGCCGCCGAGGCCCAGGGGTTCAGCAGGTTGTGGGCGGGCGAGCACGTCGTGCTGGTCGATGCCCCGATCTCGCAGTACCCGTACTCCGATGACGGCCGGATCGCCGTACCGGCTGATGCCGACTGGCTCGACCCGCTGCTCGCCCTGAGTTTCGCAGCGGGCGTGACGAATGAGATCGGGCTCGCCACGGGAGTACTGCTGCTACCTGAGCACAATCCCGTGGTGACGGCCAAACAGGTGGCGACCCTGGACGTCCTTTCGGCGGGGCGGCTCACCCTCGGGGTCGGGATCGGCTGGTCCGCCGACGAGTTCGACGCGCTCGGTGTTCCGTTCGCGCGACGTGGCAGCCGGACCGAGGAGTACCTTGCCGCGATGCGGACGTTGTGGCGGGAGGACGTGGCCACGTTCGAGGGGGAATTCACACGCTTCCGGGACGTACGCGTCAACCCGAAGCCTGTGCGCGACCGCTGGATCCCCGTCGTGATGGGCGGCAACAGTGACAGGGCGCTGCTTCGGGCGGCAACGATCGCGGACGGCTGGTACGGCTTCAATCTCTCGACCGCAAAGGCTCTGGAGTGTGTCTCCGTGCTGGCCGGGCACTGTGCGGAGCACAACCGCCCGATGGAGGAACTCACCGTGGCGGTCGCGCTGACCGACGCGTCCCCGGAGCTGCTGCCCGAGCTGGCCGATGCGGGAGTGAGCGAACTGGTCGTCGTCGATGCACCGCCTGCGACGCCGGAGCAGGCCGGTGACTGGGTCGCCACCCTCGCCGGTCAATGGCTGGCGTCCACTGGTTCCTGA
- the exaC gene encoding acetaldehyde dehydrogenase ExaC: protein MTLYAAPGTNGSVVSYQSRYDHFIGGEYVPPALGQYFENPSPVNGKPFTEIARGTEADVERALDAAHAAAPAWGRTSPTARADILLKIADRMEANLEKLAVAETWENGKPVRETLAADIPLAIDHFRYFAGALRAQEGSLSEIDDDTIAYHFHEPLGVVAQIIPWNFPILMATWKLAPALAAGNAVVLKPAEQTPASIHYWLSLVADLLPPGVVNVVNGFGVEAGKPLASSARVAKVAFTGETTTGRLIMQYASENIKPVTLELGGKSPNIFFDDVWAKDDDFRDKALEGFTMFALNQGEVCTCPSRALIQQGHYNEFLDAAVARTEAIKPGNPLDTDTMIGAQASNDQLQKILSYLDIGQQEGAKVLTGGQRIEYDGELAGGYYVQPTIFEGNNRMRIFQEEIFGPVVSVASFADYDDAIKIANDTLYGLGAGVWTRDINTAYRAGRSIQAGRVWTNCYHAYPAHAAFGGYKQSGIGRENHKMMLEHYQQTKNLLVSYSAQKLGFF from the coding sequence ATGACCCTTTACGCAGCGCCCGGTACCAACGGCTCAGTCGTCTCCTACCAGTCCCGCTACGACCACTTCATCGGCGGCGAGTACGTGCCGCCGGCCCTCGGCCAGTACTTCGAGAACCCGAGCCCGGTCAACGGGAAGCCGTTCACGGAGATCGCCCGGGGCACCGAGGCGGACGTCGAGCGCGCCCTCGACGCGGCGCACGCCGCCGCCCCCGCCTGGGGCCGTACGTCGCCCACCGCGCGCGCCGACATCCTCCTCAAGATCGCCGACCGGATGGAGGCGAATCTGGAGAAGCTGGCGGTCGCCGAGACCTGGGAGAACGGCAAGCCGGTCCGTGAGACGCTCGCCGCCGACATCCCGCTCGCCATCGACCACTTCCGCTACTTCGCGGGCGCCCTGCGCGCCCAGGAGGGCTCGCTCAGCGAGATCGACGACGACACGATCGCGTACCACTTCCACGAGCCGCTCGGTGTCGTGGCGCAGATCATTCCGTGGAACTTCCCGATCCTGATGGCCACTTGGAAGCTGGCGCCGGCGCTCGCCGCGGGCAACGCGGTCGTCCTCAAGCCCGCCGAGCAGACCCCCGCGTCCATCCACTACTGGCTGAGCCTGGTCGCCGACCTGCTGCCGCCGGGTGTCGTGAACGTCGTCAACGGCTTCGGAGTGGAGGCGGGCAAGCCGCTCGCGTCCAGCGCGCGCGTGGCGAAGGTCGCGTTCACCGGCGAGACGACGACGGGCCGGCTGATCATGCAGTACGCGTCCGAGAACATCAAGCCCGTCACCCTCGAACTCGGCGGCAAGTCGCCGAACATCTTCTTCGACGACGTGTGGGCGAAGGACGACGACTTCCGTGACAAGGCTCTCGAGGGCTTCACGATGTTCGCCCTCAACCAGGGCGAGGTCTGCACGTGCCCCTCGCGTGCGCTGATCCAGCAGGGCCACTACAACGAGTTCCTCGACGCGGCGGTCGCGCGCACGGAGGCCATCAAGCCGGGCAACCCGCTCGACACCGACACGATGATCGGCGCCCAGGCGTCCAACGACCAGCTCCAGAAGATCCTCTCCTACCTGGACATCGGCCAGCAGGAGGGCGCGAAGGTCCTGACGGGTGGTCAGCGCATCGAGTACGACGGCGAGCTGGCGGGCGGGTACTACGTCCAGCCCACGATCTTCGAGGGCAACAACCGCATGCGGATCTTCCAGGAGGAGATCTTCGGCCCGGTCGTCTCGGTCGCCTCGTTCGCCGACTACGACGACGCCATCAAGATCGCCAACGACACGCTGTACGGCCTCGGCGCGGGCGTGTGGACCCGGGACATCAACACTGCCTACCGGGCGGGCCGTTCGATCCAGGCGGGTCGTGTCTGGACGAACTGCTACCACGCGTACCCGGCCCACGCCGCCTTCGGCGGCTACAAGCAGTCGGGCATCGGCCGCGAGAACCACAAGATGATGCTGGAGCACTACCAGCAGACGAAGAACCTTCTGGTGTCGTACTCGGCGCAGAAGCTCGGCTTCTTCTAG
- a CDS encoding GAF domain-containing protein, giving the protein MTDPWVALEPGTDPSERVRVLRRAHETFTAAGTVSRPVRSVVADSWRRSAGAHVSPDASASVELSDGDLGAYRAEHPLARVMPLFRELMGTFARDGEHLLAVCDAHGRLLWVEGDRTTRQRAGTMNFVPGARWSETAMGTNAPGTAVAVDRPVQVFAAEHFIRRVQPWTCAAAPVHDPRSGRLLGAVDITGGDGLAHPHSLAFVQAVARAAESQLALLAPPPSDADSLRLTALGRDEALIVTSAGRKIRLSRRHSEILVLLARHPEGLTGDELLCALYEDESVTPVTLRAELARLRRVLGPDILGSRPYRLAAPVESDFGTVERRLGTGAVTAAAAAFGGPLLPGSQAPAVVRVRRRLTDEMRAALIARGDPDLLADWAHAPWGEEDLDVWRALASVRPAPPVLARLRELDAEQAAPGSPTSHATYLQRPRA; this is encoded by the coding sequence TTGACCGATCCATGGGTGGCCCTGGAGCCGGGCACCGATCCGTCCGAGCGGGTACGGGTCCTGCGCCGCGCGCACGAGACGTTCACCGCCGCGGGGACCGTGTCCCGGCCGGTGCGCTCCGTGGTGGCCGATTCCTGGCGGCGCTCCGCCGGGGCGCACGTCAGCCCGGACGCGTCCGCGTCGGTGGAGCTGAGCGACGGCGACCTCGGGGCGTATCGCGCCGAGCATCCGCTGGCCCGGGTCATGCCGCTGTTCCGTGAACTGATGGGGACGTTCGCCCGGGACGGCGAGCATCTGCTCGCCGTGTGCGACGCGCACGGCAGGCTGCTGTGGGTCGAGGGCGACCGGACGACCCGGCAGCGGGCGGGGACGATGAACTTCGTGCCTGGCGCGCGCTGGTCGGAGACGGCGATGGGGACGAACGCGCCGGGTACGGCCGTGGCGGTCGACCGGCCCGTCCAGGTGTTCGCCGCCGAGCACTTCATCCGGCGCGTCCAGCCGTGGACCTGCGCGGCGGCCCCCGTGCACGATCCGCGTTCGGGGCGGCTGCTCGGTGCCGTCGACATCACGGGCGGGGACGGGCTGGCCCATCCGCACAGCCTGGCGTTCGTGCAGGCGGTGGCCCGTGCGGCGGAGTCCCAGCTCGCGCTGCTCGCACCGCCGCCCTCGGACGCGGACAGCCTCCGGCTCACCGCGCTCGGCCGGGACGAGGCCCTGATCGTCACCAGCGCCGGACGCAAGATCCGGCTCAGCCGCCGGCACAGCGAGATCCTCGTCCTGCTGGCCCGCCACCCGGAGGGCCTGACCGGCGACGAGCTGCTGTGCGCGCTGTACGAGGACGAGTCGGTGACGCCCGTGACGCTGCGGGCCGAACTGGCGCGCCTGCGCCGGGTTCTCGGCCCCGACATCCTCGGCTCGCGCCCCTACCGCCTGGCGGCACCGGTCGAGTCCGACTTCGGGACGGTCGAGCGGCGCCTGGGGACGGGCGCGGTGACGGCCGCCGCCGCCGCGTTCGGCGGACCGCTGCTGCCCGGCTCGCAGGCCCCGGCCGTCGTTCGAGTACGGCGCAGGCTCACCGACGAGATGCGGGCCGCGCTCATCGCGCGGGGCGACCCCGACCTGCTGGCGGACTGGGCGCACGCGCCGTGGGGTGAGGAGGACCTCGACGTGTGGCGGGCGCTGGCCTCGGTGCGTCCCGCGCCGCCCGTGCTGGCCCGTCTCAGGGAGCTCGACGCGGAGCAGGCCGCGCCCGGCTCCCCGACGTCGCACGCAACGTATCTGCAACGTCCGCGCGCCTAG
- a CDS encoding N-acetylmuramoyl-L-alanine amidase, with translation MDRKPLPSRRRLLQAGALAAVPAALLPAARASARAQAVDYPGAESVPASTSNYTASSRPTSYPLNYVIIHVTQETYADALAIFQNPAKKVSAHYVVRSADGHIAQCVRERNIAWHAGNWDYNTRSIGIEHEGWVDQPEYFTDALYQSSANLTAAICARYGIPMDREHILGHAEVPGTDHTDPGPYWDWSRYIRMVNFA, from the coding sequence ATGGACAGAAAGCCACTTCCGAGCCGGCGCCGGTTACTCCAGGCCGGCGCCCTCGCCGCCGTACCCGCAGCCCTGCTCCCCGCCGCCCGCGCCTCCGCCCGAGCGCAGGCCGTCGACTATCCGGGCGCCGAGTCCGTCCCGGCCAGCACTTCCAACTACACGGCGTCCAGCCGCCCCACCAGCTATCCCCTGAACTACGTGATCATCCATGTCACCCAGGAGACGTACGCCGACGCCCTGGCCATCTTCCAGAACCCGGCCAAGAAGGTCTCCGCCCACTACGTGGTCCGCTCGGCCGACGGCCACATCGCCCAGTGCGTCCGCGAGCGCAACATCGCATGGCACGCGGGGAACTGGGACTACAACACCCGCAGCATCGGCATCGAGCACGAGGGTTGGGTCGACCAGCCGGAGTACTTCACCGACGCCCTCTACCAGTCGTCCGCCAACCTCACGGCCGCGATCTGCGCCAGGTACGGGATTCCGATGGACCGCGAGCACATCCTCGGGCACGCCGAGGTCCCCGGCACGGACCACACCGACCCGGGCCCGTACTGGGACTGGTCCCGCTACATCCGCATGGTCAACTTCGCCTGA
- a CDS encoding acetamidase/formamidase family protein, whose protein sequence is MSDPRILTVRPEPGEFAYTFGGAPPVARIAPGTILDLYTEDCFGGRVRSEKDLVSQVCEFPYLNPQTGPFHIEGAEPGDTVAVHFVSVEPARDWAASTTVPLFGALTSTHTTATLQPPLPEVVWMWHLDRERRTARFTAHDSDLQVELPMDPMHGTVGVAPANLEVRSALVPDAHGGNMDSPEMRAGVTCYLGVNVEGALLSLGDGHARQGEGETCGVAVECAMRTVVIVELLKGVATPWPRIESDTHIISTGSARPLEDAFRISQLDLVRWLERDYGFSELDAYQFASQTVESPLANVCDTNYTCVAKLRKEWLPARDTHRGLHAHLRGVAATLPRPDHRTF, encoded by the coding sequence ATGAGCGACCCCCGGATCCTGACCGTGCGGCCCGAACCGGGCGAGTTCGCCTACACGTTCGGCGGGGCGCCACCCGTCGCCAGGATCGCACCGGGCACGATCCTGGACCTGTACACGGAGGACTGTTTCGGCGGGCGGGTGCGGTCCGAGAAGGACCTGGTGTCGCAGGTGTGCGAGTTCCCGTACCTCAATCCGCAGACGGGCCCGTTCCACATCGAGGGTGCCGAACCCGGTGACACGGTCGCGGTGCACTTCGTGTCCGTCGAACCGGCCCGCGACTGGGCGGCGTCCACGACGGTCCCGCTCTTCGGCGCGCTCACGTCCACGCACACCACGGCCACACTCCAGCCGCCGCTGCCCGAAGTCGTATGGATGTGGCACCTCGACCGGGAGCGCCGCACCGCCCGGTTCACCGCGCACGACAGCGACCTCCAGGTCGAGCTGCCGATGGATCCGATGCACGGAACGGTCGGCGTGGCACCCGCGAACCTCGAGGTCCGCTCAGCCCTCGTCCCGGACGCGCACGGCGGCAACATGGACTCGCCGGAGATGCGCGCGGGCGTCACCTGCTATCTCGGGGTGAATGTCGAGGGTGCGCTGCTCAGCCTCGGCGACGGGCACGCGCGGCAGGGCGAGGGTGAGACGTGCGGCGTCGCCGTCGAGTGCGCCATGCGGACCGTCGTGATCGTCGAGCTTCTCAAGGGCGTCGCCACACCGTGGCCGCGCATCGAGTCCGACACGCACATCATCTCGACGGGGTCGGCGCGGCCCCTGGAGGACGCGTTCCGGATATCCCAACTCGACCTGGTGCGCTGGCTGGAGCGCGACTACGGCTTCAGTGAGCTCGACGCGTACCAGTTCGCCTCGCAGACAGTCGAGTCTCCGCTCGCCAACGTATGCGACACGAACTACACGTGCGTGGCGAAGCTCCGCAAGGAGTGGCTGCCGGCACGGGACACCCACCGTGGGCTGCACGCACACCTGAGGGGCGTCGCCGCGACGCTCCCCCGCCCGGACCACCGCACCTTCTGA
- a CDS encoding APC family permease: MSGASVQSGTELRRGAIGLREVLFQSITAMAPAAAVAASIPAGTAFAGGSLPLSVLIALVACLFTASCVAELARELPAAGSVSTYAARGLHPSVGFLVGWGYVFVEALVPPLLLLQLGFTTAGTLHNEWSSYPADLWWPWSLAGAVIIAVAGYFGVRASARFGTVLGAFEVIVFLAFAILLISKAGSDNTLSVFGTSHTAPGYEGLSGVFAGSVYTVLAFAGFEAAAPLAEETRDPRRTMHRAVLGAALAIGLFYVLTTYAMSVYFGPGKFATFGAEGAASWEGVARASFGLFWVLVFLAVVNSTIANANACANVSTRTAFALGRIGVFPRGFARLHPQRRSPVTGVAVQFVVAVAAMLGLGFAYDPVTAFLLLATVIVTVIIGVYIVANLSCAGYFLRRGRSALRPVRHLVFPLLGIVAFVPALLTAAGLPVFDFVSELTAPVSYAGPVVAVWMLAGIVVLAVLLRRRPERIAETGRVHLDDDASDGEPDRGADPDAPTSQSGAVQR; the protein is encoded by the coding sequence GTGTCGGGGGCAAGCGTTCAGAGCGGAACGGAGCTGCGGCGCGGGGCGATCGGGCTGCGCGAGGTCCTGTTCCAGAGCATTACGGCGATGGCGCCGGCTGCCGCGGTCGCCGCGTCGATCCCGGCGGGTACGGCGTTCGCGGGCGGCAGTCTGCCGCTGTCCGTGCTGATCGCGCTGGTGGCCTGCCTGTTCACGGCGTCGTGCGTGGCGGAGCTGGCCCGCGAACTGCCCGCGGCCGGATCCGTGTCGACGTACGCGGCGCGCGGCCTCCATCCGAGCGTGGGGTTCCTCGTCGGCTGGGGCTATGTGTTCGTGGAGGCCCTCGTGCCGCCACTGCTTCTGCTCCAACTGGGCTTCACCACGGCCGGGACGCTGCACAACGAGTGGTCGTCGTACCCCGCGGATCTGTGGTGGCCGTGGTCGCTCGCCGGAGCGGTGATCATCGCCGTGGCGGGTTACTTCGGGGTGCGGGCGTCGGCCCGCTTCGGGACGGTGCTCGGCGCCTTCGAGGTGATCGTCTTCCTGGCGTTCGCGATCCTGCTGATCTCGAAGGCCGGCAGCGACAACACCCTTTCGGTGTTCGGCACTTCGCACACGGCACCGGGGTACGAGGGCCTGAGCGGCGTCTTCGCCGGTTCGGTGTACACGGTGCTGGCGTTCGCCGGGTTCGAGGCGGCGGCGCCCCTCGCCGAGGAGACCCGCGACCCACGGCGCACCATGCACCGGGCGGTCCTCGGGGCAGCTCTGGCGATCGGGCTCTTCTACGTACTGACGACGTACGCGATGTCGGTGTACTTCGGGCCCGGCAAGTTCGCGACGTTCGGCGCGGAGGGCGCCGCGTCGTGGGAGGGCGTGGCCCGCGCGTCGTTCGGCCTCTTCTGGGTCCTGGTGTTCCTCGCCGTGGTGAACTCGACGATCGCGAACGCCAACGCGTGCGCCAACGTCTCGACGCGCACGGCGTTCGCTCTCGGCCGCATCGGCGTCTTCCCGCGCGGCTTCGCGCGCCTGCACCCGCAGCGCCGCTCCCCCGTCACCGGTGTCGCCGTCCAGTTCGTCGTCGCGGTCGCGGCCATGCTGGGGCTCGGTTTCGCCTACGACCCGGTGACCGCGTTCCTGCTCCTGGCGACGGTGATCGTCACGGTCATCATCGGCGTTTACATCGTGGCGAACCTCTCCTGTGCCGGGTACTTCCTGCGCCGCGGTCGCTCCGCGCTGCGCCCGGTGCGCCATCTCGTCTTCCCGCTCCTCGGCATCGTCGCCTTCGTACCCGCGCTGCTGACGGCCGCGGGCCTGCCGGTCTTCGACTTCGTGTCGGAGCTGACGGCGCCGGTGTCCTACGCGGGCCCGGTCGTCGCCGTGTGGATGCTCGCGGGGATCGTGGTGCTCGCCGTGCTCCTGCGACGCCGTCCGGAACGTATCGCGGAGACCGGACGTGTCCATCTCGACGACGACGCATCCGACGGAGAACCGGACCGGGGCGCGGACCCTGACGCGCCCACCTCACAGAGCGGAGCAGTACAGCGATGA